One window from the genome of Kaistella carnis encodes:
- a CDS encoding 3-oxoacyl-ACP synthase III family protein, which produces MIKSYIKGIGHYVPENVVTNDDLSKLMTTNDEWITERTGIKERHHRKNRNDSEETTAYLGFKASESALKMAGLTGKDIDYIVFATLSPDYYFPGCGVLLQEMLGCDTIGALDVRNQCSGFVYAMSVANAFIKSGQYKNILVVGAEVHSFGLDFSDAGRGVSVIFGDGAGAIILSASEDEKDGDVLATNMHSEGKHAEELCTKFPGSKFGWSDRIRLEPENVTDAEIYPVMNGNFVFKHAVTRFPETMMEALDKASKKPEDLDMFIPHQANLRIAQFVQQRFGLPDEKVFNNIQKFGNTTAASIPIALSEAIQAGKIKRGDLVLISAFGSGFTWGSVLFNY; this is translated from the coding sequence ATGATTAAAAGTTATATAAAAGGAATCGGCCATTATGTGCCGGAGAATGTCGTAACCAACGATGATCTGTCTAAACTCATGACAACCAATGATGAGTGGATTACCGAAAGAACAGGAATTAAAGAACGCCACCATCGCAAAAATAGGAACGATTCCGAAGAAACTACGGCCTATTTAGGTTTTAAAGCTTCAGAATCGGCTTTGAAAATGGCAGGCTTAACAGGAAAAGATATTGATTATATCGTATTCGCAACCTTATCTCCCGACTATTATTTCCCGGGTTGTGGGGTATTATTGCAGGAAATGTTGGGCTGTGACACCATTGGTGCTTTAGATGTGCGTAATCAATGTTCCGGATTTGTATATGCGATGAGTGTTGCCAATGCTTTTATCAAATCGGGTCAGTATAAGAATATTTTGGTTGTTGGCGCAGAAGTTCATTCTTTTGGTTTAGATTTTTCTGATGCCGGTAGAGGAGTTTCTGTCATTTTTGGCGATGGAGCCGGTGCAATCATTTTATCTGCCTCCGAAGATGAAAAAGATGGTGATGTTTTAGCAACAAATATGCATTCGGAAGGGAAACATGCTGAAGAGTTATGTACCAAATTTCCGGGTTCAAAATTTGGCTGGAGTGACCGTATTCGTCTGGAGCCGGAAAATGTGACCGATGCAGAAATTTATCCAGTGATGAACGGAAACTTTGTATTTAAACACGCAGTGACCCGATTTCCTGAAACCATGATGGAAGCTTTGGATAAAGCAAGTAAAAAACCTGAGGATTTGGATATGTTTATTCCACATCAGGCGAATTTACGTATCGCCCAATTCGTTCAGCAAAGATTTGGACTACCAGATGAGAAAGTCTTTAACAATATTCAGAAATTTGGAAATACCACTGCGGCATCTATTCCAATTGCACTGAGTGAAGCAATCCAGGCTGGGAAAATTAAACGCGGAGATTTAGTCCTTATTTCTGCCTTCGGTAGTGGATTTACTTGGGGCTCTGTGTTATTTAATTACTAA
- a CDS encoding isoaspartyl peptidase/L-asparaginase, with product MKIIIHGGFFSESDQSHEVKVAKQNSLKEIASKSFDFLKNHSAEETVVFAVKLLEDDELYNAGTGSQIQSDGKIRMSASLMNGETQKFSGVINIENVKNPIDVAKILMKEDDRVLGGNGAKIYAEANGIHDFSTEIPQRRKEYEEKIKNGGKGTVGCVALDKNGKLAAATSTGGKGFEIVGRISDSATVAGNYANEHCAVSCTGVGEDIVSNATAAKIVTRVTDGISLEDAVQKTFVELKKIDGFAGAIAIDKDGNIAHQDSHPTMVFASFDGTDFEVFN from the coding sequence ATGAAAATAATTATACACGGCGGATTTTTCTCCGAAAGTGATCAAAGCCACGAGGTGAAAGTCGCCAAGCAAAATTCCCTTAAAGAAATTGCTTCCAAATCCTTTGATTTTTTAAAAAATCACTCTGCTGAAGAAACTGTGGTATTTGCGGTGAAACTTTTGGAAGATGATGAACTCTATAATGCCGGTACAGGATCTCAAATTCAAAGTGACGGAAAAATTAGAATGAGTGCTTCTCTAATGAATGGGGAAACTCAGAAATTTTCCGGAGTCATTAATATCGAAAATGTTAAAAACCCAATTGATGTTGCAAAAATTTTAATGAAAGAAGACGACCGGGTTTTAGGTGGAAATGGCGCGAAAATTTATGCCGAAGCAAATGGAATCCATGATTTCTCGACTGAAATTCCACAACGTAGAAAAGAATATGAAGAGAAAATAAAAAACGGAGGAAAAGGCACTGTAGGTTGTGTAGCTTTGGACAAAAATGGTAAACTGGCAGCCGCAACTTCTACCGGCGGTAAGGGTTTTGAAATTGTGGGAAGAATTTCTGATTCAGCGACGGTCGCAGGAAATTATGCAAATGAACATTGTGCTGTAAGCTGTACCGGTGTTGGTGAAGACATCGTGAGTAATGCAACTGCAGCGAAAATCGTGACCCGCGTAACCGATGGAATATCGCTGGAAGATGCCGTGCAAAAAACCTTCGTTGAGCTAAAAAAAATTGATGGTTTTGCCGGCGCAATCGCAATTGACAAGGACGGAAACATCGCTCATCAGGATTCTCATCCGACCATGGTTTTTGCCAGTTTCGACGGAACTGATTTTGAAGTTTTTAATTAA
- a CDS encoding cyanophycinase, whose amino-acid sequence MEAVGKLVIIGGAVNKGSFAETDYDQNIEKNLNFFERGILRKIINESRLKEDSVIEIITTASQIPQIVGPEYKKAFEFLGAKHVNILDIQNREQANSDEITARATAADVVMFTGGDQLRLTSILGGSRFHDIILMKYLKEDFIYAGTSAGAAAASENMIYQGSSGEALLKGEIKTTQGLGFIENVIVDTHFVQRGRIGRLFQAVVNNPRTLGIGLGEDTGLFIYKDIMTAIGSGLVILVDGRFIKDTNLTNIELGKPISIDNLVVHVLSQNDYYDLKSKDLTIVNSQYSPIPQYK is encoded by the coding sequence ATGGAAGCAGTTGGAAAATTAGTGATCATTGGTGGCGCTGTAAATAAAGGCAGTTTTGCGGAAACCGACTATGATCAAAACATCGAGAAAAATCTGAATTTTTTTGAACGTGGCATTTTACGAAAAATAATTAATGAATCTAGATTAAAGGAAGATTCTGTGATAGAAATTATCACTACTGCTTCACAAATACCACAAATCGTGGGTCCCGAATACAAAAAAGCTTTCGAGTTTTTGGGTGCGAAACACGTGAATATTTTAGATATTCAAAATCGGGAACAAGCCAATAGTGATGAAATTACAGCTCGTGCTACTGCTGCAGATGTTGTAATGTTTACGGGTGGAGATCAGTTAAGACTGACTTCTATTTTAGGCGGAAGCCGTTTTCACGATATCATTCTCATGAAATATCTGAAAGAGGATTTCATTTATGCGGGTACTTCCGCGGGTGCAGCAGCAGCTTCTGAAAATATGATTTATCAGGGTTCGAGTGGTGAAGCACTTTTAAAAGGAGAAATAAAAACGACCCAAGGTTTAGGCTTCATCGAAAATGTGATCGTGGATACTCATTTTGTTCAGCGTGGCAGAATTGGCCGACTTTTTCAGGCGGTGGTAAATAACCCGAGAACTTTAGGAATTGGTCTTGGGGAAGATACCGGACTTTTCATTTATAAAGACATCATGACTGCGATCGGTTCAGGACTTGTTATTTTGGTGGACGGAAGATTTATTAAAGATACCAACTTAACCAATATAGAATTGGGAAAACCAATATCAATCGATAATCTTGTGGTTCATGTACTGTCACAAAATGATTACTATGATTTGAAATCGAAAGATCTCACCATCGTTAATTCACAATACAGCCCTATTCCACAATATAAATAG
- the cphA gene encoding cyanophycin synthetase, whose amino-acid sequence MKIEKIQVLRGPNIWSIRRPNLIQMRLDLEEVEDLPTNKIDGFRERLQKLIPSLITHRCSEGVEGGFFQRVDMGTWMGHVIEHVALEIQTIAGMDTGFGRTRETRTPGVYNVVFSYLEENCGVYAAEQSVEIARHLIDNRDFDIEKCIQTLREIREGERLGPSTGSIVQEAKARKIPWIRLGRNSLVQLGYGVNQQRFQATITGNTSSIAVDIACNKELTKKMLDEAAIPVPTGDLVHDEEGLERVVQKIGYPLVLKPLDGNHGKGSSINVNDFETAKLGLQHAQNYSQKVIVERYITGYDFRILVINHKMVAAARRVPAHIIGDGELNIQQLIDKENLDPRRGYGHENVLTEITVDKDTNELLEKLNYTLETVPKNGEIVYLKSTANLSTGGTSIDVTDMVHPENITMAERVSRIIGLDVCGIDIMAENLTQPLKESGGAILEVNAAPGFRMHLAPSEGLPRNVAAPIVDMLYPQGKPTKIPIIAVTGTNGKTTTTRLISHIVKSNGFRVGFTTSDGIYIQNTMLTKGDTTGPISAEFILKDPTVEFAVLETARGGILRSGLGFSSCDIGVLTNIKEDHLGMNDIHNLRDLTKVKRVVMDSVKKDGWSVLNADDEYSMRLLNDLDSKIAIFSLDENNSHIKKFAKEGKVTCVYEEGFVTIKKGDWKIRIAKAHNIPITMEAKAKFMISNVLAASLATYLYGFEIEDIANSLRTFIPSAALTPGRLNIFKFKKFNVLIDFAHNPAGYEAIEDYLKNVEATKKIGIISGVGDRRDEDIKKCGLIAGRMFDYIIIRNEKHLRGRTEEEINELIISGIQEANRNVSYESIPKEIEALKHAMSMAEEGTFITALSDVVTNAIDLVQEYQNREILDEGKLI is encoded by the coding sequence ATGAAAATTGAGAAAATACAAGTTTTACGCGGACCTAATATTTGGAGTATCAGACGTCCAAATCTAATCCAAATGAGGTTAGATTTAGAAGAGGTGGAAGATTTACCCACTAATAAAATTGATGGTTTCCGGGAACGACTGCAAAAACTAATTCCGTCTTTAATTACTCACCGTTGTTCAGAAGGCGTGGAAGGTGGTTTTTTCCAGCGCGTTGATATGGGTACCTGGATGGGTCATGTTATTGAACATGTCGCCTTAGAAATCCAAACCATCGCGGGGATGGATACAGGTTTTGGACGCACGCGGGAAACACGGACTCCTGGTGTTTACAACGTCGTTTTTAGTTATTTAGAAGAAAATTGCGGAGTTTATGCAGCGGAGCAATCAGTAGAAATAGCGCGTCATCTTATAGATAATCGTGATTTTGATATCGAAAAGTGTATTCAGACCTTGCGTGAAATTCGCGAAGGGGAACGATTGGGACCGTCTACTGGAAGTATTGTTCAGGAAGCAAAAGCCCGTAAAATCCCGTGGATCAGATTGGGTAGAAACTCTTTGGTTCAGTTAGGTTATGGCGTTAATCAACAGAGATTTCAGGCAACCATCACGGGCAATACAAGTTCTATCGCTGTTGATATTGCCTGTAATAAAGAGCTGACAAAAAAAATGCTTGATGAAGCTGCGATTCCTGTACCAACAGGAGATTTAGTTCACGATGAAGAAGGTCTGGAAAGAGTAGTGCAAAAAATTGGATATCCGCTGGTTCTTAAACCATTGGATGGAAACCATGGAAAAGGTTCATCCATTAATGTAAACGATTTCGAAACAGCAAAATTAGGTTTACAGCATGCGCAGAATTATTCTCAAAAAGTAATTGTTGAAAGATATATTACCGGATATGACTTTAGAATTCTAGTTATTAATCATAAAATGGTTGCCGCGGCAAGAAGAGTTCCCGCACATATTATTGGCGATGGTGAGTTAAATATTCAGCAATTAATCGATAAAGAAAATCTTGACCCACGCAGAGGATATGGTCATGAAAATGTCTTAACCGAAATTACAGTTGATAAAGACACGAATGAGCTTTTAGAAAAACTAAATTATACTTTAGAAACAGTGCCCAAAAATGGTGAAATTGTTTATCTGAAAAGTACGGCAAATCTTTCTACGGGAGGTACCTCAATTGATGTCACCGATATGGTTCATCCGGAAAATATTACCATGGCAGAACGAGTTTCGCGTATCATTGGTTTAGATGTTTGCGGAATCGACATCATGGCAGAAAACCTAACTCAACCCTTAAAAGAGAGTGGCGGTGCCATCTTAGAAGTTAATGCAGCTCCGGGTTTTAGAATGCACCTTGCACCAAGTGAAGGTTTACCTCGCAATGTGGCAGCACCAATTGTTGATATGCTTTATCCGCAAGGCAAACCAACTAAAATTCCAATCATTGCCGTAACAGGAACAAATGGTAAAACAACCACCACACGTCTTATTTCTCACATTGTAAAAAGTAATGGCTTCAGAGTAGGATTTACCACTTCCGATGGTATTTATATTCAAAATACCATGCTCACAAAAGGAGATACCACGGGTCCAATCTCTGCAGAATTTATTTTGAAAGATCCCACTGTTGAATTCGCAGTTTTGGAAACAGCGCGAGGTGGTATTTTAAGATCCGGTTTAGGATTTAGCTCTTGTGATATTGGAGTTTTAACCAATATTAAAGAAGATCATTTGGGTATGAACGATATTCACAATCTTAGAGACCTTACCAAAGTAAAAAGAGTCGTCATGGATTCGGTGAAAAAAGATGGCTGGAGCGTACTGAATGCGGACGATGAATATTCTATGAGATTGCTGAACGATTTAGATTCCAAAATTGCAATTTTCAGTTTAGATGAAAATAATTCACACATCAAAAAATTCGCGAAGGAAGGAAAAGTGACTTGTGTATACGAAGAAGGTTTCGTAACCATTAAGAAAGGCGACTGGAAAATTCGTATTGCAAAGGCACACAATATTCCAATTACCATGGAAGCTAAAGCGAAGTTTATGATTTCTAATGTGTTGGCCGCAAGTTTAGCCACTTATTTATATGGTTTTGAAATTGAAGATATCGCCAATTCCCTTCGAACGTTTATTCCAAGTGCAGCTTTAACACCAGGAAGATTAAACATTTTTAAATTCAAAAAATTCAACGTATTAATTGATTTTGCACACAATCCTGCAGGTTATGAAGCCATCGAAGATTATTTGAAAAATGTAGAAGCCACGAAAAAAATCGGAATTATTTCCGGAGTTGGTGATCGAAGAGATGAAGACATTAAAAAATGTGGATTAATTGCGGGTAGAATGTTCGATTATATTATTATCCGCAATGAAAAACACCTGCGTGGAAGAACAGAAGAAGAAATTAACGAATTAATTATCTCCGGAATTCAGGAAGCGAACAGAAATGTGAGCTACGAAAGTATTCCAAAAGAAATTGAGGCTCTAAAACATGCCATGAGTATGGCGGAAGAAGGTACTTTTATTACCGCGTTAAGTGACGTCGTTACAAATGCTATCGATCTTGTTCAGGAATACCAAAACCGGGAAATTTTAGACGAAGGTAAATTGATTTAA
- the dnaX gene encoding DNA polymerase III subunit gamma/tau produces the protein MENFVVSARKYRPQEFDTVVGQSHITETLEHAIQENQLAQALLFCGPRGVGKTTCARILARKINERDGSTSEDNFAYNIFELDAASNNSVNDIRELTDQVRFGPQVGQYKIYIIDEVHMLSQAAFNAFLKTLEEPPAHAIFILATTEKHKIIPTILSRCQIYDFKRITIEDIQAHLQKIAEKEGIQYEDDALYLIAQKADGALRDALSIFDRLSTFSQKNITLAKAAEVLNVLDYDQYLNIVDLAHENKISETLFALNEIIKKGFDPHIFIAGLGNHFRDLMMAQNQQTLSLIEVGEKTKAKFLEQSKKWNAQQLVDAIEICNHADINYKNSKNPRLTVEIALMQLSSLSAEPAASKKKSI, from the coding sequence ATGGAAAATTTCGTTGTTTCTGCAAGAAAATACCGTCCGCAAGAGTTTGATACTGTTGTTGGGCAATCCCATATTACAGAAACTTTGGAGCACGCCATTCAAGAAAATCAGTTGGCGCAAGCCCTTCTTTTTTGCGGTCCTAGAGGAGTTGGTAAAACCACTTGTGCACGGATTTTGGCGCGAAAAATAAATGAAAGGGACGGCTCAACATCTGAAGATAATTTTGCCTATAATATTTTTGAACTTGATGCGGCGTCGAATAACTCTGTAAATGATATTCGCGAACTGACCGATCAGGTACGTTTTGGACCACAAGTCGGTCAGTACAAGATCTATATTATTGACGAGGTTCATATGCTCTCACAGGCGGCTTTCAATGCTTTTCTGAAAACTTTGGAAGAACCTCCGGCACACGCAATTTTTATTTTGGCAACTACGGAGAAGCATAAGATCATTCCAACTATTCTGTCAAGATGTCAGATTTATGATTTTAAGCGGATTACTATTGAAGATATTCAAGCTCATTTGCAGAAAATCGCCGAGAAAGAAGGCATACAATATGAAGATGATGCTTTATATTTAATTGCCCAAAAAGCTGATGGCGCTCTGCGGGACGCACTCTCTATTTTTGATCGTCTTTCCACTTTTTCTCAGAAAAATATCACTTTAGCGAAAGCCGCAGAAGTTTTAAATGTTCTGGATTATGATCAATATTTAAATATTGTAGATTTAGCACACGAGAATAAAATATCGGAAACTTTATTTGCTCTAAACGAAATTATAAAGAAAGGATTTGATCCTCATATTTTCATCGCAGGTTTAGGAAATCATTTCCGGGATTTGATGATGGCGCAAAATCAACAGACCTTAAGTTTAATTGAAGTCGGTGAAAAGACCAAAGCTAAATTTTTAGAGCAAAGTAAGAAGTGGAATGCACAGCAGTTGGTGGATGCGATTGAGATCTGTAATCATGCAGATATTAATTATAAAAATTCCAAGAATCCACGCTTGACCGTTGAAATTGCCTTGATGCAACTTTCGTCATTATCTGCAGAACCGGCAGCGTCTAAAAAAAAAAGTATCTGA
- a CDS encoding chorismate mutase, whose translation MNLQNLENNWVKEFPKPLIIAGPCSAESESQMLETAKRIKESNAEIPIFRAGIWKPRTKPNGFEGVGVIGLNWLKKVKEEYGFKTATEVANAHHVAAALEADVDILWIGARSTVNPFTIQEIAEALKGTDKPVLVKNPVNPDLALWIGALERLVGQDVKNLGVIHRGFSTYQKTKYRNIPNWQIALDFKNQFPNIPMIVDPSHICGNRTLLAGITQEAMNVGYDGMMIETHCNPDEAWSDAAQQITPEVLGDLIQNLQIRNTDISAFDDEMGRHRTLISDLDFQLIDLLSQRMKISEKIGNLKKDNNIAIFQPERWKVITEYANQKADESGMSAEFIEKVFKAIHEESIEVQNKI comes from the coding sequence ATGAATTTACAGAATTTAGAAAACAATTGGGTAAAAGAATTCCCCAAGCCATTAATTATTGCAGGACCCTGCAGTGCTGAAAGTGAGAGCCAAATGCTTGAAACAGCCAAAAGAATAAAAGAATCAAATGCTGAAATTCCAATCTTTCGTGCGGGAATTTGGAAGCCCAGAACGAAACCCAATGGTTTTGAAGGAGTAGGAGTCATTGGTTTAAACTGGCTTAAAAAAGTAAAAGAAGAATACGGTTTTAAAACTGCTACCGAAGTAGCAAATGCTCATCATGTAGCGGCAGCTTTGGAAGCTGATGTTGATATTCTTTGGATTGGCGCGCGTTCCACCGTAAATCCGTTTACAATCCAGGAAATTGCAGAAGCGCTAAAAGGTACCGATAAACCCGTCTTGGTTAAAAATCCTGTAAACCCGGATCTGGCTTTGTGGATTGGAGCTTTAGAAAGATTAGTTGGTCAGGATGTTAAAAACTTGGGGGTCATACACCGCGGTTTTTCAACCTATCAAAAAACAAAATACCGTAATATTCCAAACTGGCAGATAGCATTAGATTTCAAGAATCAATTTCCTAATATACCAATGATTGTTGATCCGTCCCATATTTGTGGAAATAGAACTTTATTGGCGGGAATTACGCAGGAAGCCATGAATGTTGGTTATGATGGAATGATGATCGAAACGCACTGTAATCCTGATGAGGCTTGGAGCGATGCTGCACAGCAGATTACCCCGGAGGTTTTGGGCGATTTAATTCAGAATTTACAGATTAGAAATACCGATATTTCTGCTTTCGATGACGAAATGGGAAGACACCGAACTTTAATTTCTGATCTTGATTTCCAGTTGATCGATCTTTTATCGCAAAGAATGAAAATTTCTGAAAAAATTGGAAATTTGAAAAAAGATAATAATATCGCAATTTTTCAACCTGAACGCTGGAAAGTAATTACCGAATATGCTAATCAAAAAGCAGATGAGTCCGGAATGTCTGCAGAATTTATTGAGAAAGTATTTAAGGCAATTCATGAAGAATCGATAGAGGTTCAGAATAAAATCTAG
- the rsgA gene encoding ribosome small subunit-dependent GTPase A, whose amino-acid sequence MKGLITKSTGSWYQVLEPETGRFFEARIRGKFKLIKTRLTNPLAVGDLVEFSLEIDDVAWITKIEPRKNYLIRKSVNLSKEAHIIASNIDVACFIFTLKYPETSFGFLDRFLVCCEAYNIEPLILFNKMDVLSEEEKEYCAAIENLYNQIGYDTMEISSYSGLNLELLKETIKDKVSVFFGHSGSGKSTLVNAMQPELNIKTSEISEVHLKGKHTTTFAQMHFWDFGGSVIDTPGVREFAMIDVQKEEIQHYFPEIFTTGRKCKFHNCMHINEPKCAVLEAVEEGEIEETRYITYLKIMEEAEENSAQ is encoded by the coding sequence GTGAAAGGACTTATTACAAAATCAACAGGCAGTTGGTATCAGGTTTTAGAACCGGAAACAGGGCGATTTTTCGAAGCCAGAATTCGGGGGAAATTTAAGTTGATAAAGACCCGTCTTACGAATCCACTTGCCGTGGGTGATTTAGTTGAGTTTTCATTGGAAATTGACGATGTTGCGTGGATCACTAAAATTGAACCTCGGAAGAATTATCTCATCCGTAAATCGGTCAACCTTTCCAAAGAAGCCCATATTATTGCATCCAATATCGATGTGGCCTGTTTTATTTTCACCCTTAAATATCCGGAAACTTCGTTTGGCTTTCTAGATCGTTTTTTGGTATGCTGTGAAGCTTATAATATTGAACCTCTTATTTTATTTAACAAAATGGATGTTCTTTCCGAAGAGGAAAAAGAGTATTGTGCAGCAATAGAAAATCTATATAATCAGATCGGTTACGATACCATGGAAATTTCATCTTATTCCGGATTGAACCTGGAGCTTTTAAAAGAAACCATTAAAGATAAAGTTTCTGTATTTTTCGGTCATTCCGGTAGCGGAAAATCCACTTTAGTTAATGCGATGCAACCAGAGCTCAACATAAAAACATCTGAGATCTCTGAAGTTCATCTAAAAGGAAAACACACGACCACTTTTGCACAGATGCATTTTTGGGATTTTGGTGGCAGCGTAATTGATACTCCCGGAGTCCGCGAATTTGCAATGATCGATGTTCAGAAAGAAGAAATTCAGCATTATTTTCCCGAGATCTTCACTACCGGCAGAAAATGTAAATTTCACAATTGTATGCACATTAATGAACCTAAATGCGCAGTTTTGGAAGCTGTAGAAGAGGGTGAAATTGAAGAAACACGGTACATTACTTATTTGAAAATTATGGAAGAAGCAGAAGAAAATTCTGCCCAATAA
- a CDS encoding nucleoside-diphosphate kinase — protein sequence MSGKITFTMIKPDAVADGHIGAILGKIAEAGFKIKALKLTQLTVADAKKFYEVHAERPFYGELVDFMSSGPIVAAVLEKDNAVEDFRTLIGATNPAEAADGTIRKMFARSIGENAVHGSDSDENAEIEANFHFAGREIF from the coding sequence ATGTCAGGTAAAATTACATTCACCATGATCAAACCAGATGCAGTAGCAGACGGTCACATTGGTGCTATTTTAGGGAAAATCGCCGAAGCAGGATTTAAGATCAAAGCTTTAAAGCTTACACAACTTACCGTTGCTGATGCTAAGAAATTCTATGAAGTTCACGCTGAAAGACCTTTTTATGGGGAATTGGTAGACTTTATGAGTTCAGGTCCAATCGTTGCAGCAGTTTTAGAAAAAGATAATGCAGTTGAGGATTTCAGAACTTTAATCGGTGCTACTAACCCAGCTGAAGCTGCAGACGGCACAATTAGAAAAATGTTTGCAAGAAGCATAGGCGAGAATGCAGTACATGGTTCTGATTCAGACGAAAATGCTGAGATCGAAGCAAATTTCCACTTTGCGGGAAGAGAAATTTTCTAA